DNA from Solenopsis invicta isolate M01_SB chromosome 4, UNIL_Sinv_3.0, whole genome shotgun sequence:
ACGATCTGTGAAAAACCGATATAATTACTTAGATAAAATAACCTAATTCTCGATAAAAATTTATGGTAAGTCATCATCCATTATTTCTTATGTACCTAATATATTCAAGTAAAACCCATATTATCATTTTTGGTTCTATTGTATCCTCAGAAAACTTGGATAATATATGACTATACATGTCGCTCTGATCGAGTAATAacttatacttaaaattttcaGCCACtgttgttacatttttaacattattctgTAATGGCGTCCCCATCTGTAAttgataaatgaatatatttttaatgtcgCTCATTACcatgtacaaaattatataataattatgtataaaaagaaagaaatatgaTCTAGAAGTACCTGATTTTGTATTTCATTTTCTAAATAACTTCTGTACACAATATTAAGTTTATCGAATATTGTCGGCATCTCCATTAAACTTACAGGTAACTGAGTCATAAAACTCTGCAAGACTTGTATTAATATCTGCTTAGCGTTCGACCGCTGTATTAAAAATTCTACTAAAAGCACTTTATCAGTGATTAATTTCACCAAAGCTTCCAATCTGAGTTCGACATACCTGttgtgttattaataaataaaagagcaTATacgaatgaaaaaataaatcaagagaAGATATTATAATTAGTTAAACATACCACAAACAACCTAAttttacatcaattattatatttggttgAAAAACGACCCAATTAGGAGAATCTATATAACGttaagatttaatattaaatagattaatagtatcaaatattattgtaaaatattttgactattttttgataaaaggaTACATAATTGGCACTGTTGATACATTTGATCAGACAAAGTTGCACCCGGTACTTTAAGATTGAAAGGCTTAATCGGTTTCGCCGTAGTTATACTTGTGTGATGCATTACTGTTCCATCACTCACACCAGACAGCATGATGTCAAATATCATTGACgtctaaaatataaatttaaatattccactgttttatatacttacataaatttatttattcaatattaatatacctTTGATGCTTGATGATGGACAATAATAAGATTATCAACAACATTTATAGCAAATCTACCACCAACATCCAATTTTAACATATGACTCTTTTTAATGGTCATCATTCTACAAAAAAGAATGTAGCTGTAATGCTGCACAGGCACATTGCAAATTGTATTCATAGTAACAAATCTTACTTGTGTACAGTATAAACATATACAAATGCTGTTCCCATTGAGCGATTGGCGCCAGGTTGATGCCGCAACAAAATTATAGAAGGAGTTCCATATAACATAGCTAATGCTACATCCCTTTCGGAAACAGCCAGTTTTCCTGGCTTCGTAACGCTATGTTCAACTGAAATATTATGTCATATAAGCAGAGAATATTTTTTGCTCAAATCAATATTCAAGCACACGTTActtttttactaactttcaaatttgttcaatttgtgAAGATTGCTGGGTGTAATATGCAACGCCTGTATTTGATTACCAACTGTTCCAGATGACAGTAGCACCAGATAACTCTTAGGACAAAATACAAACCAATTTACAcctaaacttaaattttttaatgctctAACATTACGTTTTTCTGGATTAACCTGTAAAAACAGTGATTTCAGTTTCAGCATTTCTTGTCGACATTCCTTCTAAATAATATAGAATCATAACaaaaacgatataaaaatttcgcactTGAAACAATTCTACTCCGTGATCTGTGACTACAAGTATCTCGTTGCCATGGGTCCATACAAAACCTAATATCGTGGCGTTCTTTCCTTTACACGATTGAGAGTACTCGACATTATCCAGACCAGAGACAGAGGAATAATTAACAAACTCCACCGACGAGTTGGTACGCTGGATTGCAAGTACACTCATGTCGGGAGAAAACTTGATGGATATCACTGGGCCTCTGTCCTCCATCCGAAAATTCAAGTTCTGGTCTGGGCCCTTAACGAGCACTCCTGTAACACCTCCTGAGCGGACCGCAAACACCTGTGTACACAGATCATGTTTGTCAGATCGCAAGGTCAAGATAGAGGCAAAGAATTCACGTGCACCAGGACAAAATTGCGACTAACTTGCTGCTTCGAATCATCGAAAAACACATTCGTGAGGCAGCTGACCGATTCGAACCTGATGGGATCAGGAGACAACTCCAGGTAGTAATCATCGTTCTTCCCTTGATCGTCAGCTTCCATGTCTGGCATATCTGATCATCTGATTCTACGCTTGACAGTTCTTTAGGTTATGGTGCACTGGATATAAGCAGAAAGAAACCCAAGAAACCTGAGAGTGGCGATGTCCACGACACTCCACGATTTGACCGATACAATTTTTCgagacgccatctctacaacgtagATATACACTACGACGccaatgtatgtatgtatgtatgtacagtgaggtgcaacgattcgcagggtcatgtaggtagcttgagttaccgacgctgagtcggtaacgataacgcacgcgcgcgctcggaacatgaataattttatagatcaaatgtttttattatttatgtttattactttattagtctacatatttgtgtataactatatataattatgtatgaaatatttttactggaagtgagaaagataaagaaataaattaatatgtctcagatactttgttttcaattttaaatataaatttatttagtttaatgtaattatgtttttgtttatacgcaatagaaacaaaaacataattacattaaactaaataaatttatatttaaaattgaaaacaaagtatctgagacatattaatttatttctttatctttctcacttccagtaaaaatatttcatacataattatatatagttatacacaaatatgtagactaataaagtaataaacataaataataaaaacatttgatctataggggaaagtagggttattgtacgcactggctaattgtacgcttcgtggtttgacaccttcccgatgaatagaaattatatcacgacgatatttgtaggctgaaggcattttttaaatatataaccatacgttatatcatttaaaaacgtagttaattgaaaaaataagaaaaagtaaaatcatgatttttcttgcgattttggcattcagaaaataaggcaataagtccgtatttttactttagtcatttaattttgttatacctaacaaaagtacgttttttcctgcgttctttgagctattgtttattaaatttaattaaatagtcatcaagtaattgtttttttatcaaatcaagttcgccgtcgacaatattacgcatccatcttgaaaggcgtgagaccacgtgagatcaactatagtgccactagtacagtgtagtgcagtgtagtgtagttaaaagaatgggctataacctcatttttcctccgcgtccatttatccaaccgcacgtacaattacccaaggcccgagaaattttttcgtttaaccacttgcttctttttgctgaatatagcattaccaaataaaaaattgttcaatatgacaatacataatgataaaaaaatgtttaaagtttctatttctgtactcgtatcgatttcaactttaaaaatcacttcactgcgataaatttcccttaggtgcgtgcaatttacctactttcccctaaaattattcatgttccgagcgcgcgcgtgcgttatcgttaccgactcagcgtcggtaactcaagctacctacatgaccctgcgaatcgttgcacctcaCGAAAccctagagtccctagaagtagagagtctggacatctgcctcTAAAATATCGGTGATTAATATGTTAGTGTaagtacgtgagctttatgtgtgtgtgtatgtttatcattgtgtacacttgaacgtgttgtatgctgttatcgcattggctaaagaggattaaacagggatccgtattggtgctgccattttaggtgcagtccaatcacgtggaaccccgagatgtccaagACTCTCAACTTCtaacttctagggactctactgaAACTCTGGCGAAGGAAGCGCCGAGCGCGCGTATACGAAGTCAATCGttcctaacctaacctaactccTAACCGCTTTCGCGCGACCGATTGATTCGTCTCGTCGCATCGCATCGACGATAATTTACGCGAATGCAATAAAAATGAGACGCATAAACAATAAATACGAGTCCAGATTGACTCACCGTCCGCCACTGGTCGCTCCGTTCAGCTCCGTCTCGTAGTCTCGGCCGTCGCTTAATTTCGAAGATCCAAGATCCTCTCCTCTTGATTTATATTTGGTACAAATGCGCGACACTTGGTTTGTTTTCAACACCCTCGACACTCATGcccgtcgaaaactcgagatacgagATATGGGGCAACGAAAAAGACGCGATTGAACACGCGATGGGACTTCGCGCCGTCCCGACCGATTGTCGTCTGAGTGACACGGAATCCAAGATTCTCCTtacgacgattcgtcttgattcatacTTGCCACGAACGCGCGAGCCTTTTCGTTTTCGGAACTCTCAAAACCCTTTCGGTGCTCACGCATGTCGGAAACTCGGAATAAAAGGCAACAGAGAagctgcgaaacacgattgaacgcgataTGACTTCGAACCATGCATTCAACACGACGGATGTCGGTACGAACGTCGACACTTCACTTTCAGCAGTCCACGACATTCTCGAAACATAGGTTTAACATTTAAACatcaataaattatcaaaataaaattgatactaaccaaaattttagaaaaagtatGACGGgagtaaaaagaatttaattgcaGTATActcgtttattaaatatttatcgttctacatttaaatattaatggcattacatacatttattggggaaattttatatattttctttctattGTATAATcatcgataaaatattaaaattgttaactttGACATTACTACAGATGCATTCCACTTAACACTTACAACGCTCCTGGAATTATTTCATCCCtctttattgaatattaaacaaggacaaataaAGCGAACGTTATACGCGTTAAGTAGAACATGCCTTATGTTAAATGGGTTTACGTGTATGGATTTGcatgttgcaataaaattttttaaaatgcaagaCAATGACAAATGTCTATAAATACATCAATCTTTAAAGTGGTTCTCTATATTCccatttattttttctgaaaaaagcTAGTGATGTTTTTACATCCTGCTGCTGCTTTCTGTTTAGCCAATTCTTTTTTACCAGGGGCAGCACTTttctgtaaaacaaaaaatatgtagatatgCAAAAATTGGTGGTTTTGCATAAATATGTTGTTTTGAAAATTCTTTACAGactttgtaaatgttttttcctatgtttaaataaagcaaattacaatttgtcaacattaaaatattagaaacaacagtaaattgcaatctttaaaaatcaatatatttcatatgtaatttgatatttataattatttacagttataattatttacatttgaaataactggaattactatttttattaatgactCACCTTTTCGGATTTACTTAAATCTTTTGTTTGCTTCTTTGCCTTCGACATTGAACTTTCTTCAAAGGAGTCTTTCTTAAGCTTCTTTTCATCTGATTCATTTCGAGGACTGGTCAGCTTGCGTTTTTTACTCTCGACTTCAtcagatatatttaaatgttgcGCCAGCTTCTTTGAGAGATCTTCAGCAAGGTATTCTGACACAATACCATgcgcatattttaaatattctataagaaaattttcgatAAGTGCTTTGTCAATAAATTGATGTTGCTTGTAGATGGTGGCCTACAAAAATCGGTTTAAGATCTTGTTAGATCTTGCTTCAACTATAATAGATGTCGAGAAATTCTTAAATGTTCTTAACAATTATCTTATCCGGTTTCTGTGTTAAACATAAACAGCATTATAATTGcgattacattatttttctcacCTGCTTCTGTACCAGTTTCACATTTAGTACTCTTAACATAAGTAGCACTTATAGCACCTTGAGATACATGAactcctttttcttttaatatgtgTGCTACCTTTTCCACCTTCTTTTGCAACCAATTTAACGATTTCTCCTCATTAAACTTAAAAGCTTGTAACGATTCGTCTCCCTTACGATCAGCAACTAATGATAGGTTCAAGTTTTCACACCGCGCCAGGCGAGACGTCTCTGGAAAATCTTCATCCCAGAGACATTGTTCCAAAGGTTGTGCTAACTGTGACTAAAATACagatgttttttcttttaatgtctGTATgtcaaaaaatatctatataagGAAGTGAAAATCTACTTACCTTCCTTAAGTAAGGTAAAGCCAAAAAGATAGGATCGATTGGTGTCGACAAGTGTAACTTGCCATCAGATTTGACATTATCATCGATGAACCAGGATCTCTTCTTTTCGTCAAAGATTAAAACCTCCTGCACCGTGAGATTTCCAGCACCGAATACGAATACAGCTGGCTTATCGGAGGCCGGATGTCTAAGCTTCACGATCTCTGACTGACCTCCACTTTTGCCATTCGGATTGTCTTCTGAAATGCATTTTCATCGGTATGCAATTCGAAGATCGATTTCGCCTACAGCGATCGCGGAAATCATTCGACAGAGTGAAGGAAACTTGTAGAAATTGTGAGCACGATATACGGCAACGAATCATCCTCACGCTTACCCTTCATCAGGAACACCCACGTGCTTGTTGACGGGTGACAGCTCGCCACCTTGACCAGCTTCTGCGGCGAGCCTTTGGCGCGCGGCATTTTCCCGCCGATGGCGTACGTTGCTGTCGTTCCTTACAGGTTACCTTATCGGATGACAGAACTGCTAGACGATGGAACGACTCGATCAGGCCATTCGTTCGCTTGCACGCACATGAGAGTTCAACCGATCGACCGTCTCTTTCACAATTTTTCACAAGCAATATTATTTTCGACCCATTGCCGCGAGCGTTAGCTCACCTTAGCTTCCCTCGCGCAGAGCTTCGTTTTGCACGCGACATATTGCGGAGATTCGGACAGATAGTGTTTGAAAATTCAACGCGTTACTAGAATAGCGACGAAGAAGTTTTGATCAGTTATTTTTGGCGATTAATTTACTAAATAAGAAGATTAAATTCTAGAGAATTACAGAGAATAGAAGATTAAATTCATGCAAATTcaattctgaattttttaataataaattattagattatCAAGAATAAATCAAGCAAACTACTCTTtggcattattattttattttatagtacattgaatggaataattttttgtttgacccTTGGTATATAGGAAGTAGGATTAGAAACATCTAATTATATAgttaaaatttatgcaatttgcTAATTAATCAGAGCtgattaacttttattaaatcaattaaaataatcgaaGTTTGGCCTTTCTagctttttcaaatataaatattttcatgaatAAATTAATCTCTATCTTTGAAACATGATTGTAAATTTATTCTAGTCCCACATATATTGTTCTtactaattctttttaattttataaagacaaaaattttcaaattaattaaaatagctATCCCAGACAACACtctacaataaatattatttataaatatcaaaatatttcataaatatttttatagtcttAGTTCGGATAAAtcgtaaatatttatcatgaattttatgatattgtctaaaatatttatatattttaataaatatttttaaaatattctaataattattttaattttagttttaagttAAAGTCACAAAAGTGTCCAAAACAGTTCATTATAACGATCTAGTAATATCGAATAACAAAAATATCGCGAGATAAAAATTGATCGAAAAGAGCTGATCGAGTCTCAGTTAAAGAACGAGTTCAACATCTTTTTAATCGAGTGAACATAGCTCGTCCACGCTGCTGACGTATGAAGCCGGTGATACAAACATGGTTAACCTAAGTTAATTTGAGCGAATGTGCAAGTAGTTGAACGCAATTTGCGTAATTCTCGCTGCGAGAAAAAAACAGAGATAGGTGTTTATGATTACTcccacaatttttattaacaatggGTAAGTGTCAGCATTTGATGAAAACTTTGTACTTAGAATATtgagtaagaaaaattaacaagaaTGTACTAGAAACGAATTATCAATTGTTGGATGACGTTTCAGTTTCGTCGcgattcaataatatttctgtgccTCTCGTTACTCTTCTAATACCGCTACTAAAACATAACACATTGATATTACAGCTGTTAGCAGTGGAGTGTCACTCGTGCTGTCGTCAATATTGGTTGTGTTACTGTTTTCTGGCATGCAGATGTACAAAATCTGGCTCAGCTCATCACAATTGGGAACGATTCTGGGAGGACTGTTCGGATCTTTGTTGTTCATGTGTACACTGACCGCGGTGGGAAATCTTGAAAGTATCTTATTCGGAAAGTCTTTCCAACAGAAATTACTCCCAGAAGGTATGCACATGTACAGCACTTCATAGAGGGAAAGTCAAACTGATCAAATTTGTcaagtttcttaattttaatttgccagatcagtaattaaatttctttattctttttattttaaagaattgatCAATTTGGTTTTTGAGAGgcttatatattgtaattgtgTTTTTTATCTAGTATTATAAAGTGAATTATTTAAGTAGTCAATATGCCAAGTAGTTTCAGGTGGTATGTACATGATAATacatacttaatatttattttattacagttcTGTCCTCATTGACTTTAAGTCTAATTGCTTCTGCTCTAATCCATCGGGTATCTACTAcaacatgtttaatattttctttgattgCATTGTATTATATGAATAGAATTTCTCAAGAAACTTATGGTGTATCTATACAAGCCACAGTAATGCAATCCAAGAAACGTAAGTGAATAGACATAAGGATGTCTTTATGTTACTATCAATATATATCAATCATACGTTCCATATGAAGCTTCCAATttgtaatacaatattaattgtaaattgtttGATATAGACTTTGTCTAAGGTATAAGTGGTTTGAGATTTATACTAAAAACTAAACTTTAATTAGGAATCATGTTACTGTCAACttgcatttatataaatatacaatttgaaagaatttatactaGTTTGTAATGATGTTAAGAAAAGGGTTTGACCAATAAAGCAGATGTGGCTAAAAGCTTggcttgaaaataatttctaaaaataatggTACATTTCTCAGATATTGTGTTATTAACAGTTgagaaattatcataatttcaagaattattttatatttccatgTAATATATCGAACAGATGTTTTAGTTGTATATTTTAAAGGTTtcttaagattataaaattaatatacttttaagggaaaactaaaaaataacgctatatataacaatttattgtatGTTATTGAGTTGTTACATAATTTCGCTcggttcttttttttcaataaaatgtataataaaaatgtatgtttcattgaaaaaagacaaaaaaaagaacgaaacaAACTAATATAACGACCCAATATTGTtcattatataaacaatttctgATCGTGAGAGAGTcgattgtaaatcttttatgcTCATATGTCGCAATATTTAcatcatgaaatttaataacatctgaaaaatatgaaaatatttttttattataggtataaatatttataatattcaagGCTTTTGTTTTTTTGTCTTCCTGTGTTTTTCAGCTTCTTCTTTGTCACTAAAATACTCGTATGTTTCATCGGCATCCTCCATCTGAGCTGAAGCATTCGACTgattattcgttatttgtttCGTTT
Protein-coding regions in this window:
- the LOC105196331 gene encoding protein KRTCAP2 homolog; translation: MAVSSGVSLVLSSILVVLLFSGMQMYKIWLSSSQLGTILGGLFGSLLFMCTLTAVGNLESILFGKSFQQKLLPEVLSSLTLSLIASALIHRVSTTTCLIFSLIALYYMNRISQETYGVSIQATVMQSKKRK
- the LOC105196329 gene encoding regulator of MON1-CCZ1 complex isoform X2, producing the protein MPDMEADDQGKNDDYYLELSPDPIRFESVSCLTNVFFDDSKQQVFAVRSGGVTGVLVKGPDQNLNFRMEDRGPVISIKFSPDMSVLAIQRTNSSVEFVNYSSVSGLDNVEYSQSCKGKNATILGFVWTHGNEILVVTDHGVELFQVNPEKRNVRALKNLSLGVNWFVFCPKSYLVLLSSGTVGNQIQALHITPSNLHKLNKFEIEHSVTKPGKLAVSERDVALAMLYGTPSIILLRHQPGANRSMGTAFVYVYTVHKMMTIKKSHMLKLDVGGRFAINVVDNLIIVHHQASKTSMIFDIMLSGVSDGTVMHHTSITTAKPIKPFNLKVPGATLSDQMYQQCQLCCLWYVELRLEALVKLITDKVLLVEFLIQRSNAKQILIQVLQSFMTQLPVSLMEMPTIFDKLNIVYRSYLENEIQNQMGTPLQNNVKNVTTVAENFKYKLLLDQSDMYSHILSKFSEDTIEPKMIIWVLLEYIRSLAEHGIPVQHYLHELVITTLVHRKAYYQLHQLLQYHVVADSKPLACLLLSLENLYSAAHQLALDMLKRLGNAHEEIIEVLLSKGHILAALRYVRSVGMADQVSARKFLEAAKAADDATLFHSVFKFFEQRNLRLHNTTAFTKGEHCQPYVQHFKFLFQGTDNECNSDTNSNVTTISS
- the LOC105196329 gene encoding regulator of MON1-CCZ1 complex isoform X1, translated to MPDMEADDQGKNDDYYLELSPDPIRFESVSCLTNVFFDDSKQQVFAVRSGGVTGVLVKGPDQNLNFRMEDRGPVISIKFSPDMSVLAIQRTNSSVEFVNYSSVSGLDNVEYSQSCKGKNATILGFVWTHGNEILVVTDHGVELFQVNPEKRNVRALKNLSLGVNWFVFCPKSYLVLLSSGTVGNQIQALHITPSNLHKLNKFEIEHSVTKPGKLAVSERDVALAMLYGTPSIILLRHQPGANRSMGTAFVYVYTVHKMMTIKKSHMLKLDVGGRFAINVVDNLIIVHHQASKTSMIFDIMLSGVSDGTVMHHTSITTAKPIKPFNLKVPGATLSDQMYQQCQLYSPNWVVFQPNIIIDVKLGCLWYVELRLEALVKLITDKVLLVEFLIQRSNAKQILIQVLQSFMTQLPVSLMEMPTIFDKLNIVYRSYLENEIQNQMGTPLQNNVKNVTTVAENFKYKLLLDQSDMYSHILSKFSEDTIEPKMIIWVLLEYIRSLAEHGIPVQHYLHELVITTLVHRKAYYQLHQLLQYHVVADSKPLACLLLSLENLYSAAHQLALDMLKRLGNAHEEIIEVLLSKGHILAALRYVRSVGMADQVSARKFLEAAKAADDATLFHSVFKFFEQRNLRLHNTTAFTKGEHCQPYVQHFKFLFQGTDNECNSDTNSNVTTISS
- the LOC105196330 gene encoding ribonuclease H2 subunit B, translating into MPRAKGSPQKLVKVASCHPSTSTWVFLMKEDNPNGKSGGQSEIVKLRHPASDKPAVFVFGAGNLTVQEVLIFDEKKRSWFIDDNVKSDGKLHLSTPIDPIFLALPYLRKSQLAQPLEQCLWDEDFPETSRLARCENLNLSLVADRKGDESLQAFKFNEEKSLNWLQKKVEKVAHILKEKGVHVSQGAISATYVKSTKCETGTEAEYLKYAHGIVSEYLAEDLSKKLAQHLNISDEVESKKRKLTSPRNESDEKKLKKDSFEESSMSKAKKQTKDLSKSEKKSAAPGKKELAKQKAAAGCKNITSFFQKK